Proteins from a genomic interval of Pseudomonas versuta:
- a CDS encoding PLP-dependent aminotransferase family protein: MKTTVPRISPLDPTSSEPIYRQLYARFRAAIANGSLKPGERVPAARALAKELGLARGTVDGAYSLLSSEGYLHARGQAGTVVAQGISSKLEPTTAPGTASPALRQQPQILPFQMGLPALDVFPRKTWAQIGARCVRSATVEDMALPPAQGLEALRIAIASYLQVARGISCAPSQVFITTGYRDTLSLIAHALLEPGDRVLVEDPGYPPTRQLLGHLGIEAVATAVDQDGICLPRTMDDRFRAAVVTPAHQSPLCVSLTLPRRQQLLAWASRQQGWIVEDDYDGEYRYISRPLPALKSLDRDGRVIYSGTFSKVLFPGIRLAYLVVPEAQIARFESISQIFRGGCPQLTQAIVASFMAQGHFARHIQRMRKLYGERRALTVRGLNNVLGEHVSIDANPGGMHLIMHLKGSQSDTVLVQRMRQHGLFAEALSEWSQQYPPQSALLLGFANIQSQASAEALGQRILALM; the protein is encoded by the coding sequence ATGAAAACCACTGTGCCGCGTATTTCCCCGCTGGACCCGACCTCCAGTGAACCCATTTACCGCCAGCTCTACGCACGCTTTCGTGCGGCCATAGCCAACGGCTCGCTCAAACCCGGTGAGCGTGTGCCCGCCGCACGGGCTCTGGCCAAAGAACTGGGACTGGCCAGAGGCACTGTGGATGGCGCGTATTCATTGCTGAGCTCCGAAGGCTATCTGCACGCGCGGGGCCAGGCAGGAACGGTGGTGGCGCAAGGGATCAGCAGTAAGCTTGAACCGACAACCGCCCCTGGCACAGCCAGCCCGGCCCTGCGCCAGCAACCGCAGATCTTGCCCTTTCAAATGGGCCTGCCGGCGCTGGACGTTTTCCCCCGTAAAACCTGGGCCCAAATCGGCGCACGTTGCGTGCGCAGCGCCACCGTCGAGGACATGGCCCTGCCCCCGGCCCAGGGCCTGGAAGCGTTACGCATCGCCATTGCCAGCTATTTACAGGTTGCCCGCGGGATTAGCTGTGCCCCGTCCCAGGTGTTCATCACCACGGGGTATCGGGACACTCTGTCGCTGATCGCCCATGCATTGCTCGAACCGGGCGACCGGGTGCTGGTGGAAGACCCCGGTTATCCGCCTACCCGCCAGTTGCTCGGGCACTTGGGTATAGAGGCAGTCGCCACTGCCGTGGATCAGGACGGCATATGTTTGCCCCGGACCATGGACGACCGGTTTCGTGCGGCCGTGGTCACCCCCGCCCACCAGAGCCCTCTGTGTGTATCGCTGACACTGCCGCGCCGCCAGCAACTGCTGGCCTGGGCCAGCCGGCAACAGGGCTGGATTGTCGAAGACGATTACGACGGCGAGTACCGCTACATCAGTCGTCCGCTGCCGGCACTCAAGAGCCTGGACCGCGATGGGCGGGTGATTTACAGCGGCACCTTCAGCAAGGTGCTGTTTCCGGGGATACGCCTGGCTTATCTGGTGGTGCCCGAGGCGCAAATCGCGCGCTTTGAAAGTATCAGCCAGATTTTTCGCGGTGGTTGCCCGCAACTGACCCAGGCCATCGTCGCCTCCTTTATGGCGCAAGGTCACTTTGCCCGGCATATCCAGCGCATGCGCAAACTGTATGGCGAACGTCGCGCACTGACGGTGCGCGGGCTGAACAACGTACTGGGCGAGCATGTCAGCATCGATGCCAACCCCGGCGGCATGCACCTGATCATGCATCTCAAGGGCTCGCAATCGGACACCGTGCTGGTGCAACGCATGCGCCAGCACGGTCTGTTCGCCGAAGCACTGAGTGAATGGAGCCAGCAATACCCACCTCAATCGGCTCTTCTGCTGGGGTTTGCCAACATCCAGTCACAAGCCAGCGCCGAAGCACTGGGCCAGCGCATTCTGGCGCTTATGTAA
- a CDS encoding amidohydrolase: MTVTTTQAADLSWVDPAVASVNQEVIDLRHTIHQNPELGNMEVKTAALVADRLKALGLEVRTQVGKTGVVGVLKGGLPGPVVALRADMDALPVKELNDLPYASKATGVRLGKTVPVMHACGHDTHTAMLLGAARVLAEHRDQVAGTVVFLFQPAEEGAADVDDSQTDTLIGAQAMIRDGALDSPKVEAVFGVHVMAGYPTGHLYYKAGTVLNSSDQFRITVDGQQTHGSAPWSGVDPIVASGAIIGALQTLVSRRADLSQGMAVVSVGTINGGSASNIIAQTVELTGTIRSNSPAIRDTILKKMPPLVQGIASAYETRADLQVTNHTPVTVNNPILTEAMVPALELAAPGKVERLPASLSPSEDFSYYAQKVPGLFVFLGATPADQDMASAPNNHSPYFTADDATLATGVKAHVQFVLNYPGRANSKS; the protein is encoded by the coding sequence ATGACCGTGACCACGACCCAGGCCGCCGACCTGAGCTGGGTTGACCCGGCTGTAGCCTCAGTCAACCAGGAGGTGATTGACCTGCGCCATACCATTCACCAGAACCCCGAGCTGGGCAATATGGAGGTTAAAACCGCAGCGCTGGTGGCCGATCGACTCAAGGCGCTGGGTCTCGAAGTGCGTACCCAGGTCGGCAAGACAGGTGTGGTCGGCGTGCTCAAGGGCGGCCTCCCCGGCCCGGTGGTGGCGCTGCGTGCCGATATGGACGCGCTGCCCGTCAAGGAACTGAACGACCTGCCCTATGCCAGTAAAGCCACTGGCGTACGCCTGGGTAAAACCGTGCCGGTCATGCATGCCTGTGGGCATGACACCCATACCGCCATGCTGTTGGGCGCAGCCAGGGTACTGGCCGAGCATCGGGACCAGGTGGCCGGTACGGTGGTGTTCCTGTTCCAGCCGGCCGAAGAAGGCGCCGCCGATGTGGACGACTCGCAAACCGATACGCTGATCGGAGCCCAGGCCATGATCCGTGACGGTGCACTGGACTCGCCCAAGGTTGAAGCCGTGTTCGGGGTTCACGTGATGGCGGGCTACCCGACCGGGCACCTGTATTACAAAGCCGGAACGGTACTTAACAGCAGCGATCAGTTCCGCATCACCGTGGACGGTCAGCAAACCCATGGCTCGGCACCCTGGAGCGGGGTTGATCCGATTGTTGCCAGCGGCGCCATCATTGGCGCACTGCAGACCTTGGTGAGTCGTCGTGCGGACCTGAGCCAGGGCATGGCCGTGGTCAGTGTCGGCACCATCAATGGCGGCTCGGCCAGCAACATCATCGCGCAGACAGTCGAACTCACCGGGACCATCCGCAGCAACAGCCCGGCGATCCGCGACACCATCCTGAAAAAAATGCCGCCGCTGGTTCAGGGCATTGCCAGTGCCTATGAGACCCGGGCCGATCTGCAGGTGACCAACCATACCCCGGTGACCGTCAACAATCCGATCCTGACCGAGGCCATGGTGCCGGCGCTGGAACTGGCAGCGCCGGGCAAGGTTGAGCGCCTGCCTGCATCGCTGTCGCCCAGCGAAGACTTCTCGTATTACGCGCAAAAAGTCCCGGGGCTGTTCGTGTTTCTGGGGGCCACTCCCGCAGACCAGGACATGGCCTCGGCCCCCAACAATCACAGCCCCTACTTCACCGCCGATGACGCGACCCTGGCCACCGGTGTAAAGGCGCACGTGCAGTTCGTGCTCAATTACCCGGGGCGAGCCAACAGCAAGTCGTGA
- a CDS encoding GMC family oxidoreductase yields MSDQLSADIVIIGSGICGAMAATHLLKQGASVLILEAGGPIDRGRVVAAFRNSTRKSDWMSPYTCSDIAAHPIYKPTDNGYLVQGGPYPYPAEYIRGVGGTTWHWAAQAWRLVPGDMRIKTLYNLGVDWPMTYAELDPFYQQAEEIWGVSGAENTGSPRTQPFPMEPVTEPYAMRRIRERLAPAFPVVGNTTARNSRAYDGRPACCGNNSCQPICPIDAQYHGGIAIQTAVDAGARLHVNAVVYRIEHDDQGHIVAVHYFDADKQSHRVTGKTFILAANGIESPKLLLMSASDKYPNGLANSSGMVGRNLMDHPSTSLTFDADEELWLGRGPQSPSSINTMRDGEFRSEHAPYRLDFTNISRVNGATDALITAGVYGAEFEKQLRHRAAFEMSLKDVLEVLPNPENRISLSDQKDKLGLPKPKVNYAIDEYTRKGTARSHQDFARIAEMMGATNLRYSAEGSFANNQHITGTMSMGNDPKTSVCDSYGRTHDHDNLFICSTGVMPTSATMNSTLTAAALTLRTAQHILPNRIIATEQGRG; encoded by the coding sequence ATGTCTGATCAACTGTCCGCGGACATCGTCATCATCGGCTCGGGTATCTGCGGCGCCATGGCTGCCACTCACCTGCTCAAACAAGGCGCCTCGGTGCTGATTCTTGAAGCAGGCGGCCCTATCGATCGCGGGCGGGTGGTTGCCGCATTCCGCAATTCGACACGTAAAAGTGACTGGATGTCGCCCTATACCTGCAGCGACATCGCTGCGCACCCGATCTACAAGCCCACCGACAACGGCTATCTGGTTCAGGGCGGCCCTTACCCGTATCCGGCCGAATACATCCGCGGCGTCGGCGGCACCACCTGGCACTGGGCCGCGCAGGCATGGCGCCTGGTGCCCGGCGACATGCGGATCAAGACCCTGTACAACCTGGGCGTCGACTGGCCCATGACATACGCAGAACTCGACCCTTTCTATCAGCAGGCGGAAGAGATCTGGGGCGTGTCAGGCGCTGAAAACACCGGTTCACCCCGCACCCAGCCGTTCCCGATGGAGCCCGTGACCGAGCCCTACGCCATGCGCCGCATCCGCGAACGCCTGGCCCCGGCGTTCCCGGTAGTGGGTAACACCACCGCCCGTAACAGCCGCGCCTATGACGGACGCCCGGCCTGCTGTGGCAACAACAGCTGCCAGCCGATTTGCCCGATTGACGCGCAATACCATGGCGGCATCGCGATTCAGACCGCAGTGGACGCAGGCGCCCGACTGCACGTCAACGCCGTGGTTTATCGCATCGAACATGATGACCAGGGCCATATCGTGGCCGTGCACTACTTCGACGCGGACAAACAATCGCACCGGGTTACCGGCAAGACGTTCATCCTTGCCGCCAACGGCATCGAAAGCCCGAAACTGCTGCTGATGTCTGCCAGCGACAAGTACCCCAACGGCCTGGCCAACAGCTCCGGCATGGTGGGCCGCAACCTGATGGACCACCCGAGCACCTCGCTGACCTTCGATGCCGATGAAGAACTGTGGCTGGGCCGCGGCCCGCAAAGCCCGAGTTCGATCAACACCATGCGCGATGGTGAGTTCCGCTCCGAGCATGCTCCGTATCGCCTGGACTTCACCAATATCTCCCGGGTCAACGGTGCCACTGACGCGCTGATCACGGCCGGGGTCTACGGTGCCGAATTCGAGAAGCAGTTGCGCCACCGCGCCGCCTTCGAAATGAGCCTCAAGGACGTGCTGGAAGTCCTGCCCAACCCTGAGAACCGCATCAGCCTGAGCGATCAGAAAGACAAGCTGGGGCTGCCCAAACCCAAGGTCAACTACGCCATCGACGAATACACCCGCAAGGGTACGGCGCGGTCCCACCAAGACTTCGCACGGATTGCCGAAATGATGGGCGCCACCAATCTGCGCTATAGCGCCGAAGGCAGCTTTGCCAACAACCAGCACATCACCGGCACCATGAGCATGGGCAACGACCCGAAGACCTCGGTGTGCGACAGCTATGGCCGTACCCACGACCACGACAACCTGTTCATTTGCAGCACCGGTGTGATGCCGACTTCGGCCACGATGAACTCAACCCTGACCGCTGCGGCACTGACTTTGCGCACCGCGCAACACATCTTGCCGAACCGGATTATTGCCACTGAACAGGGACGGGGCTAA
- a CDS encoding carboxymuconolactone decarboxylase family protein: MNPRIDYSKASPEGNKAFANVYACVQNSGLPKALIDLVYLRVSQINGCAYCIDLHSRDLLKHGMAVEKLVLLPVWQEGGELFSRRERVALRWAQSVTRVEQSGVSDADYEQAAAEFSDKELADLTYAIGLMNAFNRFGVAFRMTPAAARG; encoded by the coding sequence ATGAACCCGCGTATCGATTACTCCAAGGCTTCACCCGAGGGCAACAAGGCATTTGCCAATGTCTACGCCTGTGTGCAAAACAGCGGTCTGCCAAAAGCGTTGATCGACCTGGTGTATCTGCGGGTATCGCAAATAAATGGCTGTGCCTACTGCATCGATCTTCACTCGCGCGATTTGCTCAAGCACGGCATGGCCGTTGAAAAGCTGGTGTTGTTACCGGTGTGGCAAGAAGGGGGCGAGTTGTTCAGCCGGCGTGAGCGGGTTGCGTTGAGATGGGCACAAAGCGTGACCCGGGTAGAGCAGAGCGGGGTAAGTGATGCTGACTATGAACAGGCGGCGGCTGAATTCAGCGACAAGGAACTGGCGGACCTGACCTATGCCATCGGCCTGATGAACGCCTTCAACCGCTTCGGCGTGGCCTTTCGCATGACCCCGGCAGCGGCCCGGGGGTAA
- a CDS encoding TonB-dependent siderophore receptor, giving the protein MRKIFTLPTSALTLIALGVLNSAVADTLDLPSTSITGDSEDAPQGYQARPNASTTRLNLTAGQTPQGVTSIKREQLDDFKLNSIRDVLDSTPGVNVQKIETDRTYFTARGFDITNFQYDGMGMPLNGGLLVGDIDTAPYEQVDILHGANGLMTGSGNPSATVNFVRKRPTYDTEAKVSVSAGSWDKRRVDLDVSGPLTDSGNVRGRVIYANEVGNSYLDRYSREKNIFSGLLAFDLTDNDTLTLGIEDQKTNANGASWGALPLTDASGKALHYSSTRSSIAQPWVYWDVHTTRAFAEWQHSFANDWKSTLTLTAMEHREDTNMFYVYGNSGSATGFTGLASNYKDKTRELDGDISFSGPFTLGGREHQLTFGANVARSRTQETSLYGTSSYYTDVSLQDALNGVIPKPTYNIANAADTSNYTDRQKSVYAGARFSLTDDLHLITGARMLSADSDGENYGSARDVSIHGKVTPYAGVVYDLTPHYSLYASYTEIFNPQYYLNTQGKVIDPLEGKSYEAGIKGHLLDNKLDVSAAVFHTKQDNVATYAGFNPALGGYLYDGMSYKSNGIELEASGELAPGLQISGGYTYVYITDADNDRGRKFIPRNALTSSMTYKLPMAPKVKVGGSLKWQSKIENDAAAAANQAAYALVGLMASYDIDPHWSTQLNLDNLTNQKYLQSVRYGQSNYGDPRNLTASVSWKF; this is encoded by the coding sequence ATGCGCAAAATATTCACCCTGCCCACGTCAGCCCTCACGCTGATCGCCCTGGGCGTTCTCAACAGTGCCGTTGCCGACACCCTGGACCTGCCCTCCACCAGCATCACTGGCGACAGTGAGGACGCGCCGCAGGGTTATCAGGCCAGGCCGAATGCCAGCACCACGCGGCTGAACCTGACCGCAGGGCAAACTCCACAAGGCGTGACCAGCATCAAGCGCGAGCAACTGGATGACTTCAAACTCAACAGTATCCGCGACGTGCTGGACAGTACTCCGGGGGTCAACGTGCAGAAGATCGAGACCGATCGTACTTACTTCACGGCCCGCGGTTTCGACATCACCAACTTCCAGTACGACGGCATGGGGATGCCATTGAATGGCGGGTTGCTGGTGGGCGATATCGACACGGCGCCTTATGAGCAAGTGGACATTTTGCACGGTGCCAACGGCCTGATGACCGGCAGCGGCAACCCCTCGGCCACGGTCAACTTTGTGCGCAAACGCCCCACCTATGACACCGAAGCCAAGGTCAGTGTCAGTGCCGGTTCCTGGGACAAACGCCGCGTCGACCTCGATGTCTCCGGGCCTCTGACCGACTCGGGGAATGTGCGCGGACGGGTGATTTACGCCAACGAGGTGGGCAATTCCTACCTGGACCGCTACTCGCGGGAGAAGAATATTTTCAGCGGCCTGCTGGCCTTCGACCTGACTGACAACGACACCCTGACTCTGGGCATCGAAGACCAGAAGACCAATGCCAACGGCGCCAGCTGGGGCGCGCTGCCGCTGACCGATGCCAGCGGCAAGGCGCTGCACTACAGCAGCACCCGCTCCAGCATTGCCCAGCCGTGGGTGTACTGGGACGTGCACACCACCCGCGCCTTTGCCGAGTGGCAACACAGTTTCGCCAATGACTGGAAGTCGACGCTGACCCTGACCGCCATGGAGCACCGCGAAGACACCAACATGTTCTACGTGTACGGCAACAGCGGCTCGGCCACCGGTTTCACCGGCCTTGCCTCCAACTACAAGGACAAGACCCGGGAACTGGATGGCGACATCTCCTTCAGCGGCCCTTTCACCCTTGGCGGTCGTGAACACCAACTGACCTTCGGCGCCAACGTGGCTCGCTCGCGCACCCAGGAGACTTCGCTGTATGGCACATCGTCGTACTACACCGACGTCTCGCTGCAAGATGCCCTCAACGGGGTCATCCCCAAGCCCACCTACAACATCGCCAACGCCGCTGATACTTCGAACTACACCGACCGCCAGAAAAGTGTCTACGCCGGTGCACGCTTTAGCCTGACCGACGATCTGCACCTGATCACCGGGGCACGCATGCTCAGCGCCGACAGCGACGGCGAGAACTACGGCTCGGCCCGGGATGTGAGCATCCACGGCAAGGTCACGCCGTATGCGGGCGTGGTCTACGACCTGACCCCGCACTACTCGCTGTATGCCAGCTACACCGAGATATTCAATCCCCAGTACTACCTCAACACCCAGGGCAAAGTGATCGACCCGCTGGAAGGCAAGAGTTACGAAGCAGGCATCAAGGGCCATTTGCTGGACAACAAACTGGATGTCAGCGCGGCAGTGTTCCACACCAAACAGGACAACGTCGCGACCTATGCCGGCTTCAACCCGGCGCTGGGCGGCTACCTGTACGACGGCATGTCCTACAAGAGCAACGGGATCGAGCTTGAGGCATCCGGCGAACTAGCGCCGGGCCTGCAAATCAGCGGCGGCTACACCTACGTCTACATCACCGATGCCGACAATGACCGCGGGCGCAAATTCATCCCGCGCAATGCCCTGACCTCCTCCATGACGTACAAACTGCCGATGGCGCCGAAGGTCAAGGTGGGTGGCAGCCTGAAATGGCAAAGCAAGATCGAGAACGACGCCGCGGCTGCGGCAAACCAGGCGGCCTATGCACTGGTGGGTTTGATGGCCAGCTACGACATCGACCCGCACTGGAGCACCCAGCTGAACCTGGATAACCTCACCAACCAGAAGTACCTGCAAAGCGTGCGCTATGGGCAGAGCAACTACGGCGACCCGCGCAACCTGACCGCTTCGGTCAGCTGGAAGTTCTGA
- a CDS encoding sugar dehydrogenase complex small subunit gives MNCLNDLKKPTRRVLLQGLLTAYTASLIPFALAETVDTPEQGAFVALSAIIAGRQSLDPVLAGMLFKALVEQDPGFAQAAKELLVLINERQIDPMQLQKTLDDEKSSLASVPRKVALAWFMGVVGSGAQARCLAYEHALNAQIVADVLKPPTYAYGTYGSWARNPTVELKKEVNNV, from the coding sequence ATGAATTGCCTGAATGATCTGAAAAAGCCTACGCGGCGCGTGCTGCTGCAAGGACTCTTGACTGCTTATACCGCGTCCCTGATTCCCTTCGCCTTAGCCGAAACGGTCGACACACCAGAACAAGGTGCCTTTGTGGCGCTGTCAGCGATCATCGCCGGGCGTCAAAGCCTCGACCCGGTGCTGGCCGGCATGCTGTTCAAAGCACTGGTTGAACAAGACCCCGGTTTTGCGCAGGCAGCCAAAGAGCTGCTGGTGCTGATCAATGAGCGCCAGATTGACCCCATGCAACTGCAAAAGACCCTGGATGACGAGAAATCGTCCCTGGCCAGCGTGCCGCGCAAAGTGGCCTTGGCCTGGTTCATGGGCGTAGTCGGCAGCGGTGCCCAGGCCCGTTGCCTGGCATACGAACACGCCTTGAATGCGCAGATCGTCGCTGATGTGCTCAAGCCCCCTACGTATGCCTATGGCACTTATGGAAGCTGGGCTCGCAACCCGACAGTCGAATTGAAAAAAGAGGTGAACAATGTCTGA
- a CDS encoding MgtC/SapB family protein: MITDPEMCLRLLLAALLGCLIGLQREHLFWSAGLRTHMLVCTGACLFMMVSAFGFEQALTMPGTRLDPSRIAAQVVTGIGFLGAGSILQRGAVIRGLNTAASLWAVAAIGLSVGGGLYTLSVAAAVLILVILAILGPLERKYRDYLKVHVVRLVAPTGTLTMNRLKEVLGARADNIKHLVTERGPVHDTEFVTIEFRNTSRLEYNAIVNDILGIPQVTEEQAVQ, from the coding sequence ATGATTACTGATCCGGAAATGTGTTTACGGTTGTTGTTGGCGGCCTTGCTGGGCTGTCTGATCGGGCTTCAACGCGAGCATCTGTTTTGGTCCGCAGGGCTTCGCACCCACATGCTGGTGTGTACCGGGGCCTGCCTGTTCATGATGGTTTCGGCCTTTGGTTTCGAGCAGGCGCTGACCATGCCCGGTACCCGACTGGACCCTTCGCGGATCGCGGCGCAGGTGGTGACCGGCATCGGCTTTTTGGGGGCGGGCTCAATTTTGCAGCGGGGTGCCGTGATCAGGGGCCTGAACACGGCGGCCAGTTTGTGGGCAGTGGCCGCCATTGGCCTGTCGGTGGGCGGCGGGCTGTATACGCTGTCGGTGGCGGCCGCAGTCTTGATCCTGGTGATTCTGGCGATCCTTGGACCGCTGGAGCGAAAGTACCGCGATTACCTGAAGGTGCACGTGGTCAGGCTGGTGGCTCCGACCGGTACCCTGACAATGAACCGGCTCAAGGAGGTATTGGGTGCCCGGGCCGATAACATCAAGCATCTGGTGACCGAGCGGGGGCCGGTCCACGACACGGAATTCGTCACCATCGAGTTCAGGAATACGTCACGGCTGGAATACAACGCCATCGTCAACGACATCCTCGGCATACCGCAGGTTACTGAAGAGCAGGCTGTTCAGTAA
- a CDS encoding c-type cytochrome, which translates to MNWSLTSLTAMMLLALNVNAADDAQIKRGQYLSTAGDCVACHSVPGGKPFAGGLALPTPIGDIIATNITPSKTAGIGNYSLEQFSDALRKGVRADGQHLYPAMPYTAYAKVSDEDIKDMYAYFMNAVEPVDAPTKATDLPFPFNIRLSMAAWNLLFLDNSTFVADTGRGPEWNRGAYLVQGLTHCSTCHTPRNLLMAEVASKELAGGDVGTWHAPNITSDLNSGIGGWDNSELVAYLKTGEARGKAQAAGPMAEAVDHSLQHLSDSDLKAIAVYLKALPAQHNPADSKPVYALGQATDELNSIRGVALPADGDKMTGAQIYDAYCSSCHQAQGQGSFEGGLPSLLHNTAVGRSNPANLVMVILEGVKRGADGQDIRMQGFEKTLSDQQVATLATWLTGQYGNPQVNVSAAQVKQTRAGGPVSHLATLARGAMAAGVIVLILLVVWRVRRKRRS; encoded by the coding sequence ATGAACTGGAGTCTTACTTCCCTTACCGCGATGATGCTGCTGGCACTCAACGTCAATGCAGCCGATGACGCACAGATCAAGCGTGGCCAGTACCTGTCCACTGCCGGTGACTGCGTTGCCTGCCACAGCGTGCCCGGCGGCAAGCCGTTTGCCGGGGGCCTGGCGCTGCCTACGCCGATCGGCGACATCATCGCCACCAACATCACCCCGTCGAAAACCGCCGGTATCGGCAACTACAGCCTGGAGCAGTTCAGCGATGCCCTGCGCAAGGGCGTGCGTGCCGATGGCCAGCATCTTTATCCCGCCATGCCTTACACCGCTTACGCCAAAGTCAGCGATGAAGATATCAAGGATATGTACGCCTACTTCATGAACGCAGTGGAGCCGGTGGATGCACCGACCAAAGCCACCGACCTGCCGTTTCCGTTCAACATTCGCCTGTCCATGGCCGCGTGGAACCTGTTGTTTCTCGACAACAGCACCTTCGTTGCCGATACCGGCCGCGGTCCCGAGTGGAACCGTGGTGCCTATCTGGTCCAGGGCCTGACCCACTGCAGCACCTGCCACACCCCGCGCAATCTGCTGATGGCCGAAGTGGCATCCAAAGAACTGGCGGGCGGCGATGTGGGAACCTGGCACGCGCCCAACATCACCTCCGACCTCAACAGCGGTATCGGTGGCTGGGACAATTCTGAGCTGGTGGCGTACCTGAAAACCGGCGAAGCCCGGGGCAAGGCACAAGCTGCCGGGCCGATGGCCGAAGCCGTGGATCACAGCCTGCAACACCTGAGCGACAGCGACCTCAAGGCCATTGCCGTTTACCTCAAGGCCCTGCCTGCGCAGCACAACCCGGCTGACAGCAAACCGGTGTATGCCCTGGGTCAAGCCACCGACGAGCTGAACAGCATCCGTGGCGTAGCGTTGCCGGCTGATGGCGACAAAATGACCGGTGCCCAGATCTACGATGCCTATTGCAGTTCCTGCCACCAGGCCCAGGGCCAGGGCAGCTTCGAAGGCGGACTGCCCTCGTTGTTGCACAACACCGCGGTCGGACGCAGCAATCCGGCCAACCTGGTGATGGTGATTCTGGAAGGCGTGAAACGGGGTGCTGATGGCCAGGACATCCGCATGCAAGGTTTCGAAAAGACCTTGAGCGACCAGCAGGTAGCGACACTGGCGACCTGGCTGACCGGACAATACGGCAACCCACAGGTCAACGTCAGCGCGGCCCAGGTCAAGCAAACCCGCGCAGGCGGCCCCGTCTCGCACCTCGCCACCCTGGCCCGAGGCGCGATGGCTGCAGGCGTCATCGTCTTGATCCTGCTGGTGGTATGGCGAGTACGCCGTAAACGCCGGAGCTGA
- the alr gene encoding alanine racemase, protein MPFTRTLLALSLGMALLQNPAFAAPPLSMTNGVAQVNTQDSNAWVEINKAAFENNIRVLQTTLDGKSKICAVLKADAYGHGIGLLMPSVIAMGVPCVGVASNEEARVVRESGFKGQLIRVRTAALSELEAALPYNMEELVGNLDFAVKASLIAEQHGRPLVVHLGLNSSGMSRNGVEMTTAEGRRDAVAITKVPNLEIRAIMTHFAVEDADDVRAGLKAFNQQAEWLMNVAGLDRSKITLHAANSFATLEVPESHLDMVRPGGALFGDTVPSHTDYKRVMQFKSHVASVNSYPKGNTVGYDRTYTLGRDSKLANITVGYSDGYRRAFTNKGIVLINGHRVPVVGKVSMNTLMVDVTDATDVKSGDEVVLFGQQGKAQISQAEVEDINGALLADLYTVWGNSNPKILIDQ, encoded by the coding sequence ATGCCCTTCACTCGCACCCTGCTCGCCCTCTCTTTAGGCATGGCTCTGCTGCAAAACCCGGCCTTCGCCGCCCCGCCCCTGTCGATGACCAATGGTGTCGCGCAGGTCAATACCCAGGACAGCAATGCCTGGGTCGAAATCAACAAGGCGGCCTTTGAAAACAATATCCGGGTGCTGCAAACCACCCTGGATGGCAAGTCGAAAATCTGCGCCGTACTCAAGGCTGATGCCTACGGTCACGGTATCGGTCTGCTGATGCCGTCAGTGATTGCCATGGGCGTTCCCTGTGTCGGGGTCGCCAGCAACGAAGAGGCCCGTGTGGTGCGTGAAAGCGGCTTCAAGGGCCAGTTGATCCGCGTACGCACCGCCGCCCTCAGCGAACTGGAAGCGGCACTGCCCTACAACATGGAAGAACTGGTGGGCAACCTCGATTTCGCGGTCAAGGCCAGCCTGATTGCCGAGCAGCACGGCCGCCCGCTGGTGGTACACCTGGGGCTGAACTCCAGCGGCATGAGCCGTAACGGCGTTGAGATGACCACCGCAGAAGGTCGCCGTGACGCGGTCGCCATCACCAAAGTGCCGAACCTGGAAATACGGGCGATCATGACCCACTTCGCGGTCGAGGATGCCGACGACGTACGCGCCGGGCTCAAGGCCTTCAATCAGCAGGCAGAGTGGCTGATGAATGTTGCCGGGCTCGATCGCAGCAAAATAACCCTGCATGCCGCCAACTCGTTCGCCACCCTGGAAGTGCCCGAGTCGCACCTGGACATGGTCCGCCCGGGCGGCGCGCTGTTCGGTGACACCGTGCCGTCGCACACCGATTACAAGCGCGTGATGCAGTTCAAGTCCCACGTGGCCTCGGTCAACAGCTACCCCAAGGGCAATACCGTCGGTTATGACCGCACCTACACCCTGGGCCGTGACTCGAAACTGGCCAACATCACGGTTGGCTACTCCGACGGCTACCGCCGTGCGTTCACCAACAAAGGCATCGTGCTGATCAACGGCCACCGCGTGCCAGTGGTGGGCAAAGTGTCGATGAACACACTGATGGTTGACGTCACCGATGCCACGGATGTGAAAAGCGGTGATGAAGTGGTGCTGTTCGGCCAGCAGGGCAAGGCGCAAATCAGCCAGGCAGAAGTCGAAGACATCAACGGCGCGCTGCTTGCCGACCTGTACACCGTATGGGGCAACTCCAACCCGAAAATCCTGATCGACCAATAA